The Mesorhizobium koreense genome includes a window with the following:
- a CDS encoding NAD-dependent succinate-semialdehyde dehydrogenase has translation MDQRVTDQPTLYIGGWLEPGNRDMLPVENPATNETIAQLPVASIADLDRALELAAAGFETWRAQPAMARSNILRKAAQLLRERRDIIAAAITREQGKPLRESETEVSNGADITEWFAEEGRRAYGRIIPARQPDTFQVAHVEPVGPVAAFSPWNFPVSQAVRKIAGSLAAGCSIIIKGPEDTPSAVCETVRCFVDAGVAVGALSLVFGRPPEISSHLIPSPVIRKVSFTGSVPVGKHLAAMAAQHMKPCTMELGGHGPAVIFDDVDPVKAASAFATFKYRNASQVCISPTRFFVQGAAHDAFLDTFVSYAKGLKVGPGSDPTTQMGPLATSRRLDFLENLVQEAVAAGAKLHCGGARMGNRGNYFAPTVLSNVPDEARVMQEEPFGPIALVNRFSDEEEAWRRANATSYGLAAYAWTKDAGRAARAGAKLEAGMVTINHFGLATAETPFGGVKDSGYGREGGSEGLEAYLITKFVTLRPYQ, from the coding sequence ATGGACCAGAGAGTGACTGATCAACCGACACTTTACATTGGCGGCTGGCTTGAGCCGGGCAACCGCGACATGCTGCCTGTGGAGAATCCCGCCACCAACGAGACGATCGCGCAGCTTCCCGTTGCAAGCATTGCCGATTTGGACCGGGCGCTGGAGCTTGCGGCCGCCGGCTTCGAGACCTGGCGTGCCCAGCCGGCAATGGCTCGCAGCAACATACTGCGCAAGGCCGCCCAGCTGCTGCGCGAACGACGCGATATCATTGCGGCCGCCATCACCCGCGAACAGGGCAAGCCGTTGCGCGAATCCGAGACCGAGGTCTCCAACGGCGCCGACATCACGGAATGGTTCGCCGAGGAAGGCCGCCGCGCCTATGGCCGTATTATTCCCGCCCGCCAGCCCGACACGTTCCAGGTAGCCCATGTCGAGCCCGTCGGTCCGGTGGCAGCCTTCTCGCCCTGGAACTTCCCGGTCTCTCAGGCAGTGCGCAAGATCGCCGGGTCGCTCGCAGCGGGATGCAGCATCATTATTAAGGGCCCCGAGGATACGCCGAGCGCCGTCTGTGAAACTGTTCGCTGCTTTGTAGATGCCGGCGTCGCCGTCGGTGCACTGAGCCTCGTATTCGGACGTCCGCCGGAGATTTCCTCGCACCTCATTCCTTCCCCCGTGATCCGCAAGGTCTCCTTCACGGGCTCCGTGCCGGTCGGCAAGCATCTCGCGGCCATGGCGGCGCAGCATATGAAACCCTGCACGATGGAACTCGGCGGCCATGGCCCCGCGGTGATCTTCGACGACGTCGATCCGGTGAAGGCCGCCTCCGCATTCGCCACGTTCAAGTACCGCAACGCCAGCCAGGTCTGCATCTCGCCGACCCGCTTCTTCGTACAGGGTGCCGCGCACGACGCTTTCCTCGATACGTTCGTATCCTACGCCAAAGGCCTCAAGGTCGGTCCCGGCTCTGACCCGACGACCCAGATGGGGCCGCTGGCCACGAGCCGACGACTCGATTTCCTGGAGAACCTGGTCCAGGAAGCCGTCGCTGCAGGCGCGAAGCTGCACTGCGGCGGCGCACGGATGGGCAACCGCGGCAATTACTTCGCGCCGACGGTTCTCTCCAATGTGCCGGACGAAGCTCGCGTAATGCAGGAGGAGCCGTTCGGACCGATCGCGCTCGTCAACCGCTTCTCCGATGAGGAGGAAGCCTGGCGGCGCGCGAACGCGACATCCTATGGTCTTGCAGCTTATGCCTGGACGAAGGATGCCGGCCGTGCAGCCCGGGCCGGCGCGAAACTCGAGGCCGGCATGGTCACTATCAATCATTTCGGCCTGGCTACAGCGGAAACACCATTCGGCGGTGTCAAGGACAGCGGCTATGGCCGCGAAGGTGGAAGCGAAGGGCTTGAAGCATACCTGATCACCAAGTTCGTTACGCTGCGACCGTATCAATGA
- a CDS encoding aminotransferase, which yields MNQHFRNSNSERDVATLVHPYTNLAQHARTGPLTMVGGDGIYVIDDQGRRYLEGMAGLWSASLGFSEKRLADAAHHQLSTLPFYHLFNHRSTEPAIELAERLLAIAPKGLSKVLFANSGSEANDQAMKLVWYYHNAIGKPEKKKIISRWRGYHGVTVGAGSMTGLPANHALFDLPIKGILHTDTPSFYHFGQPHETEEQFVDRIVGNLESLIEKEGPETIAAFIAEPVNGSGGVIVPPKDYFAKVQEVLRKHDILFIVDEVITGFGRTGSMFGSETFDLKPDILTCAKALSASYLPISATIISEKIWQAMSAQSEKTGVFAHGVTYSGHPACAAVAVETLKIYEERDIIGHVREVGPHFQARLKALNELPLVGETRGVGLIGAVEIVEDKATKKAFDPARGIQPQIAKAAQDRGVLVRSIREAIAICPPLIIVKDEIDIIFDTLEASILEIAATL from the coding sequence ATGAACCAGCACTTCCGGAATTCAAATAGCGAGCGGGACGTCGCGACACTCGTCCATCCCTACACGAACCTGGCCCAGCATGCCCGCACGGGCCCGCTCACGATGGTCGGCGGCGATGGGATCTATGTCATCGACGACCAGGGCCGCCGCTACCTCGAGGGCATGGCCGGGCTATGGTCGGCCTCGCTTGGCTTCAGCGAAAAGCGGTTGGCGGATGCCGCGCACCACCAGCTGAGCACCCTGCCATTCTACCATCTCTTCAATCACCGCTCGACCGAGCCGGCGATCGAGCTTGCGGAGCGCCTGCTTGCCATCGCGCCGAAGGGCCTGTCCAAGGTGCTATTCGCAAATTCGGGTTCCGAGGCGAATGACCAGGCCATGAAGCTGGTGTGGTATTACCACAATGCTATCGGCAAGCCGGAGAAGAAAAAGATCATCTCCCGCTGGCGCGGCTATCACGGAGTGACTGTCGGAGCCGGCAGCATGACCGGCTTGCCCGCCAATCATGCGCTGTTCGACCTGCCCATCAAGGGCATCCTTCATACCGACACGCCCAGCTTCTACCATTTCGGACAGCCCCACGAGACCGAAGAACAGTTCGTCGACCGCATCGTGGGCAATCTCGAGTCCCTGATCGAGAAGGAAGGCCCCGAGACGATCGCCGCCTTCATCGCCGAGCCCGTCAACGGCTCGGGCGGTGTCATCGTCCCGCCCAAGGATTACTTCGCCAAGGTGCAGGAGGTGCTGCGCAAGCACGATATCCTCTTCATCGTCGACGAAGTGATCACCGGCTTCGGGCGGACGGGCTCGATGTTCGGCTCCGAGACCTTTGACCTGAAACCCGACATTTTGACCTGCGCCAAGGCGCTGTCGGCCTCCTATCTGCCGATCTCCGCCACGATCATTTCGGAGAAAATCTGGCAGGCGATGAGCGCACAGAGCGAGAAGACCGGGGTTTTCGCCCATGGCGTCACCTACAGCGGTCATCCCGCCTGCGCTGCCGTAGCGGTCGAAACGCTGAAGATCTACGAGGAGCGCGACATCATCGGCCATGTCCGCGAGGTCGGTCCGCATTTCCAGGCGCGGCTGAAAGCCCTCAACGAACTACCCCTGGTCGGCGAGACACGCGGCGTTGGCCTGATCGGCGCCGTGGAGATTGTCGAAGACAAGGCGACGAAGAAAGCGTTCGACCCGGCCCGTGGAATTCAGCCGCAGATCGCCAAAGCGGCGCAGGACCGGGGCGTGCTGGTGCGATCCATCCGCGAGGCGATAGCGATCTGCCCGCCGCTCATCATCGTGAAAGACGAGATCGACATTATCTTCGACACCCTTGAGGCCAGCATTCTGGAGATAGCCGCCACCCTTTGA